From Argopecten irradians isolate NY chromosome 12, Ai_NY, whole genome shotgun sequence, one genomic window encodes:
- the LOC138304710 gene encoding adipocyte plasma membrane-associated protein-like, producing MFYLKQLSSTLQQKRMTSVWIFSALFGLMVIYISMIPSPIQPNSYVYPKPLPILEGALQRNTLLQKAKKLFEGQILGPESITADKNGVLYTGAQDGRILAFNSTHLWTITRTGKDVPGCGSFELEPVCGRPKGLKFNKNGDLLVLDAYFGLLKVNVTTGQMEMLMSSKTGIDGVPFSFLNSLDIVESGLVYFTDSTTRWGRRHYRYEVIEVNALGRLIEYNPETGTARQLLGNLHLANGLALSQDESFLVLAEMSVCRLTKYYLKGPKAGQTEIFADNLPGYPDNIKINSRGNFYVGLGAVRYEGVSKLGPFLDLVGPYPGIKNFIAKVTPLFLFDIFVPRHAIVLELTPDGKVCTSLHDPTGEVTTAVGEAYEHMGYIYLAHFKSTFIGQIDIRDIQ from the exons ATGTTTTACCTCAAGCAGCTGTCCTCAACCCTACAGCAGAAAAG GATGACATCAGTGTGGATATTTTCTGCGTTATTTGGACTGATGGTTATTTATATTTCCATGATACCCTCACCAATACAACCCAACTCATATGT TTATCCTAAACCACTGCCAATCCTGGAAGGAGCCCTTCAGAGAAACACCCTGCTACAGAAAGCCAAGAAATTATTTGAGGGACAGATACTGGGACCAGAGTCTATCACTGCTGATAAAAAtg GAGTTTTGTACACTGGAGCTCAGGATGGGAGGATATTAGCCTTCAACTCAACTCATCTCTGGACAATTACTAGGACAGGAAAAGATGTCCCTGGGTGTG GATCCTTTGAATTGGAGCCAGTTTGTGGCAGACCTAAGGGGTTAAAGTTCAACAAGAATGGTGACCTCCTTGTCCTTGATGCTTACTTTGGACTCCTGAAGGTCAATGTCACCACTGGTCAGATGGAAATGTTGATGTCCAGTAAAACAG GTATTGACGGCGTTCCTTTCTCCTTCCTCAATAGTCTGGATATTGTCGAGTCTGGACTTGTATACTTTACAGATTCCACCACTAGGTGGGGTCGACGTCACTACAGATACGAG GTGATCGAGGTAAATGCTTTAGGAAGACTTATAGAGTACAACCCTGAGACAGGAACTGCCAGACAACTGCTGGGAAATCTCCATCTAGCCAATGGCTTAGCCCTGTCACAAGATGAATCCTTTCTTGTCCTAGCAGAAATGAGTGTCTGTCGATTGACCAA GTATTACCTCAAAGGACCAAAAGCAGGACAGACAGAAATATTTGCTGATAATTTACCTGGTTATCCtgacaatataaaaataaacagtcGTGGGAACTTCTATGTTGGTTTGGGAGCTGTCCGATACGAAGGTGTCAGTAAACTTGGACCTTTCCTAGACCTAGTTGGACCTTATCCTGGAATCAAAAACTTTATAGCCAAG GTGACGCCACTGTTCCTGTTTGATATTTTCGTACCGAGACACGCTATAGTTCTAGAACTTACTCCAGACGGGAAAGTCTGTACGAGTCTCCACGATCCTACAGGGGAGGTAACCACAGCGGTCGGTGAAGCCTACGAACATATGGGATACATTTATCTCGCTCATTTTAAAAGTACTTTTATAGGGCAGATAGATATACGGGATATCCAGTGA